In Drosophila busckii strain San Diego stock center, stock number 13000-0081.31 chromosome 3R, ASM1175060v1, whole genome shotgun sequence, the sequence tgttgctgcgtTGGCTGCACACCACCGGGTGGTTGCATTGGATCCGTCTTGGGCGGTTGCTTCGACCCAAATAGACCACCGGTGGCAGCCGAAGTAGCACCAGAGAGCAGGCTAGTCGCGCCGGAAAAGAGGCCGCCCGTTGGCGCCTGCGTCGTCACaggcacttgctgctgctgacccaTACCCATTTGTCCCATCTGTCCCATTTGTCCCATTCCACCCATGcccatttgctgctgttgttgttgctgctgctgcggtgtTTGTCCCATCATGCCGCCCATTGACTGCTGACCCATGCCCATCATTCCTTGTTGTCCCATACCCATGTtgttctgttgctgctgtcccATTTGCGTCTGTTGCTGACCgtactgctgttgttgttgttgtagctgctgctgctggcccatATTACCAACGCGGCCGATCatctgcaatttgtttgcgcgGTTCATTGCGCATTGGACAaggcaaaaacacacaaaaaataaaaaagaaaaacaaaacaacaacaagtgttgCCAAGAGTTAGTCAATTGATACCAATTGTATGGGTAGAGTTAATgttcaaaaacaaatgcaactaATCTTTTGAAATAATTGGTAATTTATGTTATAGATAGTTATGGTATAAGTAAATTGAATGTTTGAATCTTTGAGTGGTTCGCATGGAAACTTATTTGCTTGGTTTTTAagattaaagttaaagcgcgcctacaagtttttgttttttttttatttgtttttggttagttttagttaattgCAACTACTAAGTATAAGTAAGTACTACAACTAATTGTAATCGCATATACGAGTATGTAGGTATATGTTTATGTGCTTAATGTAAGAATACCTCAAATGACCCTAATGGCTCACATGGTTGGACGCTTCAAGTTTATTTTCAGCGGAAATTGGCAAGCTCGAGTCAATCAACAACACTCTAGTTAATAAGCTAgagcatttgaattttatgtaGAACTAGCAACGTTTCATAGCCGATTTCAACTGAAAATATTATGCCTCCAAGATCTACACTGAAAACAACTCGCATACAACTTGCAATtgaaactaaacaaaatgaaacacaaatcaaaaaaccacaaaaaataacttaatatatattatattttatgtaagcACTAGGGTTATACACTAagtattgtgtgtgtttgtatctgCAAAATGACAGCCTAAcgcaaaatttcaaaaattgtctgcaaatgtttttttttaggttaAAGCAACAGATTGAAAGGgtctacaaaatatatttataggaCTATAAATGAatgacataaataatttagtaagaaataataaatgaaaaacaatgtttttattaataatacacATACAGTGAACCACATAGAAATTTGTACACATTACATCCAATATATTCCATATAGTAGTAATAGttatatcaataaatatattattaagtagcgtatacgcaataaatatatacgaaatgaatagcttaaaattataacaaagtatacatatattttttagtaatgtgtaattgttgtttattttattagtttagcagctgtttttttcattgtttttggtATTGgtaaataaagcttaaaacaTAAAAGACAGCAGTTTAagattgaaatttataaacaataaagtaagtaaacataaataaatgaaatgcttaaTCGAATGTGAATGATATGTGCTGTAggaactgttgttgttgttgctgctattgtctCATTTATAAGCTTTTCAACTCAATGCAAACAACTGAGAGCGAGCCGCAGCTTAACAGCGGCTAAGCCGATCAGCGCTGTTAAGTCTcaacagcgcgctgttaagTTGCAAGCCTACAGCTCGCTGCATGCATTGAGTTTGTTTTGGccgcaatgcaaatgcaatttacagATTATAATTATACACAACGTTCTATAACGCTATTtgtctatgtatatgtatatatgtttgtatgtatgttatacACTCTACACACAGTGCAAACTATGCAGGTTGAGATATGAGGTTATTTCAAAggttttgctttagttttgcttttatacagTTTGGTATGCAAgtaagttgctgttgtagcgGTTCTATAAACATGTTGCTAGCTATACATATTAGTTTCGTTCTGGTACTGTAAGCGTTTTAATGGAGATCAGAGAGCATACGACATATACACTTGTGTGTGTAGCATATATATTGGCATGAGTTATGATTATacaatgataatgataatgaagACAAAGGGGAGAGCAGTTTATGAAGCATATTTATACAGTTGATGACTGCACTAATATTGGAACAGTAGCGAATCagctatgtatatgtgtgtatatatcaCAGTTGTATGTTTTGTAGTATATTTGAGTTATATAGAACCGAAACCAAATGAGTGACAGAGATAGCAGTTTAGTTTTAGctgtagtagtagttgttattgtagtagtattagtaataacaataataatagtagtaaaagtatttttgtagctgttgttatagcgtattttttttttatatagtatagtatatttataaatttctcattttctttgcttttttaaattcctttttttttgtttttctttagtatttatttcaaaacagaaaacaaaacgaaaacaaaaagagaaagagtATTTACCTGCGTTTGGTGATCGGGGGCAGGGTGGCCCGTGTTGTCTAACAGTGTAGGGGAAGCAGGGCGAGCATCTATAGCAACGAATATAACATAAAGACTTCACATTTACCACAGCAGAccattacaaaaaattattttgaaagtAGTTGTAGTAGTAAGTAAACTCAAAAACTTTAATAAccaaaatgataaaaaaacacaaaaaccaaattgtaataaattcaaacCAAACTTTTGAAttcttaattgaattttgtctCAAAGTTCTCACAAAAAGGAGAGAGAAAAGAGGGCTAGCGCGAGAGGAAGAGAGAGTTGAAGTTACAGCTGCCTGTAAAAGTTATTTGTTTCACATTTGAGTCTTGACATAAGCCACCGctgtttaaatacaaaaaagaatataaaactcaaaggaagcaattgaaaattgatatTAACCCATaagaaatgaaagcaaacaTATTCAAGAGGGGGGCAtggtatttataaaaattgttgtaattgttgtgaAAAAACGTTTTGTGAGCAACACAATAGAAAACGTTAAAAGTTCAATTGATCGCTAGGCAAACGAGCACTGGCAAGAGAGAgttgtaaattttgtatgctaaattgaatatttgttttaaatagttatttaaatacataagtatatagtaTTTCAATTGTGATTAGTTTATATTACCTTTTGCGTTTGATTGCTGGtcttaagcaaaaagtaaacctaattattgcttttgatattatttttgttttttatataggATAGATATAGTTATGAATAGTAAAACTTTGCTGAGGCACACTTTAAGGCCAGTTTAGTATTTAGATATGCATATTgggaaatattattttaaaaatctttataGTAGTATTTTACATATGGaagatttacataaattacaaGATATTATTGCTcgtatatataagtaaatatatatatttttgtatgtgctTAAAGCCCTTgcgatgttgttgtttttgttgtcatatatatctaaattaacattaacaaaattaattaacatatttaactGGGCTAACTAGCAAACAAACCATAGAATAAtgatagagcgagagcaagagagagagagagagagcaacattCAAAAACAGGTAGGAAAGTtgaaaaaacatttataataagcaacgtactaaaaaattaacaaaacaatactaaacaatataaataaatggtATTGAgatcagcagcaaattgtttataggAAGACCTTTTTATGCACAAAGACATATAGTTTAGGGAATTTTGGTTcgttaacatttattttttatatacaacattCTTGGTCAgagaatatataaattttcacaaatcCCCTGCTATTGTACATGGGTATTTCATAGGTGAGAGACAACTAGGGAGTTATAGTTCATTCGACAATCATGTGCAAGAAACTATTTcgtttttatgcaaattaaacacaaaataaataaacacacaaatcATACAAAGAACTAAACATTAAATGAATTGGAAGttagttttagttagttagGCTTAGCATGCAAGAGACCAACTAGTAATTAGTTTATCAAGGCTATGGGAAAATTACGCAAGACAAGAGACACAAGGACATGAGACAAAAGACACGCATAATGTGAGCagagcattaaataaaattaagttaataaattaagatttaaatataaattaatatatgtgtatacaacaacaagaacaacaactatgttatatatatatatgttttgtatataaatttgttttgtttacaaaaaaaaaaaactgattatttgtaaaaaattggtgcgaaaattatacaattttatacaaGGTTAAAActattgaaatgaaattttgaaGTATATAAGTATTAtagaaaaatttacaaaaatatctGCGGAGTTGtaaagaaattatttgaaattagcGGCGTTTTGAAAAAACAGTATAAGAGTTGTTTGTCTGTAACTGTAATAAAACTGTTATATTTGGAAATTTTGCGAAAGAGCAAGATAGCAAGAGTAGTTAGAGCGAaatagagagagtgaaagattTTCGTTTCTTTGTGATTGCTATTTGTATTGTTCTCATGTAATTCCAAGAACTATTATTATAAcggtttgttttttgttgaaaaaaaTACCAACACAAGGTTTACGTATATAAgatttgctatatatagtatatatgtatataaatcaaccttttttttgcttatgtaTAGTCTGAAAAACCCTTAATAGCTTATATAATGTTAGAATGTATTTGTTGAGATTTGCTTTgagaattgcaattaaattgagagTTTAAATCAAATGATAAGTAAATGAAAAGAGTAAAAACCTGAAATTGTTTGACGTTCAAgtagtttagtttattatatatatataagtacttatgtaaacaaatcaaaagtgtaaacaaataataaaaataataaacaacagaaaaatatgcaagaaaaattataaaagtctTGAGCGCTTTAATCTTCACATAGCCTACTTACTTTTGCCGACAGCACCACGTTGCCCAGCCCCGCCAGGCATCATATTATCCcttggcggcggcggaggTCCTCGAGCGCCAGGTCCCTGACCCCTGCCCCGCTGGGTGGCGCCACCACGACCAGCAACGCCGCCGGCTGCCTGATTGTTATACTGATCGGGCGCATCGGCAAGGAAATTGGATGGCACCAACCCACGCACGCCATCCAGCTCGCCCATGTAGAAACCATCTTCATCCATATCACCATAAACGAGTATGATCTCGCCCGTCTTAAAGCACAACTCCACTTGCTGCAATGCCAGCTACATAAGTAATAGTATCAGCCTAGTCGAGCCACACGAGCTGCTTACCTCGGCGTCCACATTGGGACTAAGCTCCTGCGGATCGTAGTCGTAGAGCGCTATCATGCGCTTCACCGGCATGTTGGCATAGATGTCGCCCCAGCGATCGCGACTTACATTGCGCATGCTCTGCTGCGGAGCACCCTGACCGGGCATCACTTGAGCTGTGCCGCCGGTCTGTGCGCCCATCTGACCGCCGCCTGTAATCTGTGCGGCGGTGTCCTCCACCTCGCTGACCATATTGTGTGGCACGTAGCCGCGACGTCCGCGCAGCTCGCCCCAGTAAAAGCCATCCGCATCCTTATCACCAAACACCTAAAGTGTTTGAgatgcaaacaaaaagtgaGCAACAAGTATACGCACTGTAGTGCAAATGTAAGTGTATGCGactagttgtgtgtgtgtgtgtgtttaatttttgtagaGTAGAGTGCATACACTAACTTAAGTTTATGAAACTAGAGAGTAGGTTAGAGTTAGAGAAAGATAGAGAGCACAACTTCTACTTAAGTGGTTAGGTATATAGTTTGGTTATGTAACGTTCTTAACTGACTGATTAGAGATCGAGATCGAGagggtggtgggtggttggttggttggtttggCGAAGGAAAAACATGCACTTGATTTAGCGGCAAAGCGCAGCCAATTTGTAACTTTGGCATCGTTCAAATTGCATCCAATCTGTTTAACTGTTTCTGATTAGCTAAGTAACTGTTTACCGTTCGTTTTATAACATTTCACCAACTGCTGTCGCTGCAAAGTGTTTGTCGCTTTTCGTTTTTCTGGGTGGTTTCTGTGTTGGTTTTCTGTTAAGTGTGTTTGGATGCGCTTACCTTGATCGTATCACCCTCTTGGAACGGCAGCTCTTCATCGCAGCCATCCGGATTGGGACTCATTGTGGATGGATCATAGTCAAACATGGCCACAAAGTAACGTGGCTTCTTCTGTGcgccttgttgttgctgttgctgctgttgttgctgttgctgctgctgtgtcatttgaccttgctgctgctgttgaccgGGCAACATGTGaccctgttgctgctgctgcatctgctgctgttgttgttgctgctgctgcagttggccGCGTGGTCCCGGCATTTGACCCTGCATTTGTCCTTGCACTTGTCCCTGCATTTGTCCTTGCATCTGGCCCTGCATTTGGGCTGGCACTGGACCTCGAAAACGTGGACCCTGCGCTCCAtacggctgctgttgttgctgctgttgctgtcccGGCACGGGTGGTCGACCCGGCACCATGCCACGCTGCGTGGCGCCCGGCTGATTATAGCCCTGATTATGAGTTGAAGGACGAACGATCGCACGCACGCGCAggaatttgaattaatttaaatgaatttaagttaaaattttgttagcttttcaTACTTTGACAGTGgcgcaatttgcttaatttgtacGCAAGTTTTTCATTCACATTGTCTATAGAGCGttaatatagtatatatgcaattatatgtatatatatatgtgtgtgtgttaaaaataCGAGTACGAGTTATGTAAAGGAGCTAAATAGAAAGTAGCTGTTGGAAATCAAAAGACTATGGCTGATAGGTCAAAGGCAAGTACGAAGCTAAGTATTTGGAGTATATGTATAGTATTTTGGATAAGCGCTAGTTTATacttgtatatgtgtatgtacgtatgtatgtatgtatgtttgtacatGGCCGCTAACATGAACTGCTTTTATACactagtattattattattagttattatACTTACATAGAGGCATATACATATTCACAGTTATCGTGGTTTGAATTTGAGTTTGTCATTTTGCTTACTAAACCTAAACTAGCGTTTGCTTCACTTTGCCTAAAACAACATGCAATCGACtcgacgtatacgcaatgttacGATACCCCTTTACTTAATTGTATAGCAAAGTACATACTTAAGATAcgatataattattaaaaataaataaattgaagcgcTGCAACTAAAGTTGAACTAAAGAAGCTTTATACTTAAGCATTATATGTCAGGCTAACGTTAAGAGAGCGCATAAactacttttatatataagttataaTTCAAATGTATATAAGTAAGCTTAAACGAACACGTGTGTTTATAATTCTAGGCACTTAACTTAAAcgtttaagtgtgtgtgtggtgtgtgtgtgtgttagtgtttagttgtatgtgtgtagtaTACGAATGCGTAGGTGAGAGATGTTGTTGAGTATCACTTACATTCTGCTGCACTTGAGTCTGTGTGGGTTTCGAGAAGAGGCCTCCGAGCAGGCCACCTAACAAACCAGAGCTTCCGTCGGCCTGtatcagtttcagtttcaaatcgttgtttgttttgcatttggtaTTTCAGTATTGGTTTcatataatgaaaatgaatatgtaacttgttttgtttaaaattgttcGGTAGTAGTTATCCTTAGTTAGCCGTTatacttaaattcaattaatctCATTAACTcaaatcatttgcattttcatcTCATTTTGCATTAAGTCTCTAACGTAATTTAGTACATGCtaagtataagtataattattttaagtttaagtaaataaaagacaagcaaaaatttgcatacatttgaaTAGTAAACAAAGAATAactttacatacatacaaactagtttaattatcataattgcatcttcattttttttattttgggtttCAGGGCTCATATCAATTGCTTTTGGGTTCTTATAGTTATATAATCGTAACTCTGGCAgttcttatttttttcattaattttgtgtgtgaATTTCTTTGTGCgattgtatataatatatttagtgtatgtatataatgtgTTTACTTTGCAAAAGAAAGTAGAGAGGAGTTTTTATAGAGCGGCAATTCATAAAAGAAACTTTGTAGAGTTTGGAACAGATAAAAggttagttttgtttaatgttaAGAAATGATAAGTAGTAGTTTGGGTTTTGCCATTCCATCGTAGATGGTGCGAttgctatacatatatacaaatcataatggtatatgtatatatataatagtgTGTTATATAATTTCGAAAACTTAGGCCAATTggaaaacataaacaaacaaacacaaaaggcAATGGAACGCAGTAGATATTTACATTCTGTTAAGGctcggcaacggcaacaactgTTAGAGGATGCCTGGCAAATGCACTAAACACACTAACCTGATGTCCTGGCTGGTTGGGACCGGGCTGTTGGCCCGGCTGCATgccctgctgctgttgcatttgattGGGATCGTATTGCGATTGATCTTGTCCCATCATATGCTGCCCATGCTGCTGGCCCTGCATGccctgcatttgcatttgctgctgctggttgttggGCATGCCGTGCGGTccctgctgctgcatttgctgacCCATGCCCACCATCTGATTTGGTCCCCGGCGAGCGACAGCATTGCGCACGGTGTCTGCTCAAGCAGAAATTGATAAATGTCGAGTcttgttgttgatttgcttATTGATTAATTGCTACTCACTTGGTATCAATATGGGCGCGCTGTCCGCCGACTGTGAATCGCGTGATTTGGTGCGTATGGTGACGGCGCGAGGATTGAAGACGCCCAGCTTGCCAATGTCGATGAGTGCATGATCGCCGGTGGGCGAATTAATGTCGGTTACCTTTTTACCATCGGCGTACACAGCATAGCCGGTTACAGGCCCCGTTGCGGTGGGTCTGTTAACCGGCTGCCATGTCACCAGAATGGTACCATCTTGAGGGCCAGCCTCAAGCTGGATCTCCTGCGGCGGATCGGGCAGACCCTTGGTCAGTGTGCGGAAATCGGCATAAGCGCCAGGCGCCTCCTCCTGCCCCGGCCTGCCCGGCGTCTGCGGCGTATGCTGGCCGACCGCGCGCAAATGCTTGGCGCGCACAGTCACCCGATATTGAGTGCTGGGCGCGAGACCTGTAATCGTATGCCTATACATGCCCGGCTTGACGGTGCGCACCTCCACATTATTCACACACACCACATGCTGGTGGTTGGAGTTGGCCGGCAGCCATGAGATGACCGCCGAGGAACACGTTATGTGCGAGGCGCGCACCGCTGAGGGCCCCAAATGCGAGGTGTCTCGCCCGATGATCATGGTGCAGGCGGCGTCCCTAGAAGTCTGACGAGTCTGTGTAACGCTGCGCACGCTAATGCGATGCGGCTAAAAAGAGAAAACGAGAGATTAGTGAGCTTGGATGCTTGGATTTGATTGCTCTGCTTACCCGCGTGGAGTCGACGCCCTCGATCAGAGCGCGTGTGCGTTCGTTGGCCTTCACAGTGACCTTGAGCACGCCATCCACATAGACATGATAGCTGTCGATGAGATTATAGCCCACGGGCTCTGGCGGTGACCAGCCAATGAGCACGCTCTTGTTCAGCTGACGTTCCAGCGTCAAGTGCTTAGGAGCTGGAActaagcaacaagcaaagcattaGTTAGTATAAGTAATATATAGCGAGGCGTGCTCTAACTCTAGCTCTAGTTGCAGTGCATTAACTACTTAGAATCTCAACTCATGCTCacgtttgccatttgtttgtcATGCATTTGTAATATGgccacaaaaatcaaaatattaaacaattcaatatacaaatatatggcTGCTTATGTGCTAGTTACCATTGTCGCTAATATCATCCTGATCGTGCTCCAGATCGGTGTGCGTCTCACTCAAACGTGCCAGATCctcgtgcgtgtgtgtgagcaatgGGTTGTGCGGCGGCAAGGAAGGCAGCGACGTTGTGTCGCACTGCATGGAACCATCTTCGGCGTCCCGCAAGGTCGAAAGCACCGCTTGATGGAATTCCAGCAGATCATCgcctgcaaaagcaaacaaattagcacaagcgctcaaatgtatgctatGCTAAAGTGTACTTACCCACAAGTCGCTGCACAAAGGAAGCGGGCACCAGGCCGCGTCGCCCGTCCAGTAGCTCCGCATCCAGATAGCCACCCTGTGGCTCGCCGCTGGTCCACACCAGCAAATAGTCGCCGGCACACAGCGACAGCTCACCCTCAGCCTctctgcaagcaaaacaatatattttgcattcatttaGTATATATTAATGGTACTTACTCTGGCGGATCGTAGGGAAAACGTGCTATGAACACGCAGCAGCGTCCTTTGCCTGGTATATCCAACATGTCCACCTGCGGTTCGCTGGCGCCATTCAGGCCATGATTGCGTGCTGCAAGTGCCACAAAATctttgaaaattatgcaaaagttcTTTACCCCAACACTGCTTACTATCCAATTCGAGTGCGCCCAGCGCTAAGCCGCTGCGATTGTGCATCATGGCAGCGCCAAGGCCATCGGTGAACTCGTCCAGACCCCAGCTGCTGTGCTGCATCGGAATGGGTGAGCAGGGCGAGCTGCGATTGCCGTAACGTGCCAGTGGTATATCAATCTCGTCCAGCATCTTCATCTTC encodes:
- the LOC108603684 gene encoding RIMS-binding protein 2 isoform X7, coding for MPYESMHHHQSAAAAVAAGVAPNSMLDSLSLQLRDAEMRRTEIERAHQETLAQIRNLSQSARPDTEAVENLQSRARELEKKVALENVHCEELQIELTAALKAKANRSAGSNMGHIPNATSAISSASAASAASAAALAASMGASIPTSASSSTVTWAPTISQQDQGTEIDIIMAKIEQDNRVLAELEQPRTSASASMSQLPHSSMMSQNSEFRSISKSELEDELNRYKRAVLGGASGGGVSALSSGYSSLPHSLASTLANGASNSLSGTSVCSQSAAAAAHAAAIAGAGGGGLSSISTLMPNSISGISSSLSSHAIQSLNAAGYGGGGGGMGQSSVEKLLSGTSGMSGIPPLPRGTIQLYNLQSTTMPLLSLNSHNLPPGGSTSYSALGLSGGGGVGVGSSLGHPTMGNMNMLDTSALLGLGPAGAGITGATSLYGLSAGAAGALGSSYGPPFMDAASSASYPFTSAALRQASKMKMLDEIDIPLARYGNRSSPCSPIPMQHSSWGLDEFTDGLGAAMMHNRSGLALGALELDTRNHGLNGASEPQVDMLDIPGKGRCCVFIARFPYDPPEEAEGELSLCAGDYLLVWTSGEPQGGYLDAELLDGRRGLVPASFVQRLVGDDLLEFHQAVLSTLRDAEDGSMQCDTTSLPSLPPHNPLLTHTHEDLARLSETHTDLEHDQDDISDNVPAPKHLTLERQLNKSVLIGWSPPEPVGYNLIDSYHVYVDGVLKVTVKANERTRALIEGVDSTRPHRISVRSVTQTRQTSRDAACTMIIGRDTSHLGPSAVRASHITCSSAVISWLPANSNHQHVVCVNNVEVRTVKPGMYRHTITGLAPSTQYRVTVRAKHLRAVGQHTPQTPGRPGQEEAPGAYADFRTLTKGLPDPPQEIQLEAGPQDGTILVTWQPVNRPTATGPVTGYAVYADGKKVTDINSPTGDHALIDIGKLGVFNPRAVTIRTKSRDSQSADSAPILIPNTVRNAVARRGPNQMVGMGQQMQQQGPHGMPNNQQQQMQMQGMQGQQHGQHMMGQDQSQYDPNQMQQQQGMQPGQQPGPNQPGHQGYNQPGATQRGMVPGRPPVPGQQQQQQQQPYGAQGPRFRGPVPAQMQGQMQGQMQGQVQGQMQGQMPGPRGQLQQQQQQQQQMQQQQQGHMLPGQQQQQGQMTQQQQQQQQQQQQQQGAQKKPRYFVAMFDYDPSTMSPNPDGCDEELPFQEGDTIKVFGDKDADGFYWGELRGRRGYVPHNMVSEVEDTAAQITGGGQMGAQTGGTAQVMPGQGAPQQSMRNVSRDRWGDIYANMPVKRMIALYDYDPQELSPNVDAEQVELCFKTGEIILVYGDMDEDGFYMGELDGVRGLVPSNFLADAPDQYNNQAAGGVAGRGGATQRGRGQGPGARGPPPPPRDNMMPGGAGQRGAVGKNARPASPTLLDNTGHPAPDHQTQMIGRVGNMGQQQQLQQQQQQYGQQQTQMGQQQQNNMGMGQQGMMGMGQQSMGGMMGQTPQQQQQQQQQMGMGGMGQMGQMGQMGMGQQQQVPVTTQAPTGGLFSGATSLLSGATSAATGGLFGSKQPPKTDPMQPPGGVQPTQQQANAYGAPQMQQTGMQQPGMQQPGMQQPGMQQQQQQPGMQQPGMQQPGMQQQQQVPPQAQPPPQGPGAGLLGGLKGIAAAAPGGDVLSKGKDLFGKFGFGFGK
- the LOC108603684 gene encoding RIMS-binding protein 2 isoform X5; translated protein: MPYESMHHHQSAAAAVAAGVAPNSMLDSLSLQLRDAEMRRTEIERAHQETLAQIRNLSQSARPDTEAVENLQSRARELEKKVALENVHCEELQIELTAALKAKANRSAGSNMGHIPNATSAISSASAASAASAAALAASMGASIPTSASSSTVTWAPTISQQDQGTEIDIIMAKIEQDNRVLAELEQPRTSASASMSQLPHSSMMSQNSEFRSISKSELEDELNRYKRAVLGGASGGGVSALSSGYSSLPHSLASTLANGASNSLSGTSVCSQSAAAAAHAAAIAGAGGGGLSSISTLMPNSISGISSSLSSHAIQSLNAAGYGGGGGGMGQSSVEKLLSGTSGMSGIPPLPVNMHTMKAMPTALSQRGTIQLYNLQSTTMPLLSLNSHNLPPGGSTSYSALGLSGGGGVGVGSSLGHPTMGNMNMLDTSALLGLGPAGAGITGATSLYGLSAGAAGALGSSYGPPFMDAASSASYPFTSAALRQASKMKMLDEIDIPLARYGNRSSPCSPIPMQHSSWGLDEFTDGLGAAMMHNRSGLALGALELDTRNHGLNGASEPQVDMLDIPGKGRCCVFIARFPYDPPEEAEGELSLCAGDYLLVWTSGEPQGGYLDAELLDGRRGLVPASFVQRLVGDDLLEFHQAVLSTLRDAEDGSMQCDTTSLPSLPPHNPLLTHTHEDLARLSETHTDLEHDQDDISDNVPAPKHLTLERQLNKSVLIGWSPPEPVGYNLIDSYHVYVDGVLKVTVKANERTRALIEGVDSTRPHRISVRSVTQTRQTSRDAACTMIIGRDTSHLGPSAVRASHITCSSAVISWLPANSNHQHVVCVNNVEVRTVKPGMYRHTITGLAPSTQYRVTVRAKHLRAVGQHTPQTPGRPGQEEAPGAYADFRTLTKGLPDPPQEIQLEAGPQDGTILVTWQPVNRPTATGPVTGYAVYADGKKVTDINSPTGDHALIDIGKLGVFNPRAVTIRTKSRDSQSADSAPILIPNTVRNAVARRGPNQMVGMGQQMQQQGPHGMPNNQQQQMQMQGMQGQQHGQHMMGQDQSQYDPNQMQQQQGMQPGQQPGPNQPGHQGYNQPGATQRGMVPGRPPVPGQQQQQQQQPYGAQGPRFRGPVPAQMQGQMQGQMQGQVQGQMQGQMPGPRGQLQQQQQQQQQMQQQQQGHMLPGQQQQQGQMTQQQQQQQQQQQQQQGAQKKPRYFVAMFDYDPSTMSPNPDGCDEELPFQEGDTIKVFGDKDADGFYWGELRGRRGYVPHNMVSEVEDTAAQITGGGQMGAQTGGTAQVMPGQGAPQQSMRNVSRDRWGDIYANMPVKRMIALYDYDPQELSPNVDAEQVELCFKTGEIILVYGDMDEDGFYMGELDGVRGLVPSNFLADAPDQYNNQAAGGVAGRGGATQRGRGQGPGARGPPPPPRDNMMPGGAGQRGAVGKNARPASPTLLDNTGHPAPDHQTQMIGRVGNMGQQQQLQQQQQQYGQQQTQMGQQQQNNMGMGQQGMMGMGQQSMGGMMGQTPQQQQQQQQQMGMGGMGQMGQMGQMGMGQQQQVPVTTQAPTGGLFSGATSLLSGATSAATGGLFGSKQPPKTDPMQPPGGVQPTQQQANAYGAPQMQQTGMQQPGMQQPGMQQPGMQQQQQQPGMQQPGMQQPGMQQQQQVPPQAQPPPQGPGAGLLGGLKGIAAAAPGGDVLSKGKDLFGKFGFGFGK